In Muribaculum gordoncarteri, the genomic window CATGTAGTCGCGCGATATGAATGAATCGTCATCATCCCACACGGCCGTGACATCGCGATAAAACTGAATCGCGGTGAGCACTATCGACAGTCCCACAAAATTGGCGACGGCATATCCGATGAGTTGTCCGGCACTTATGTTACGCTTCAACAACCGCCACACTATATCCTTCATAACACAATCACTCTTTATAATGACAAAACTTTTACAGGATCAATGTCGATGGCATATCCTACCGAGGTTGCGATGACGGCCGCACCCTGCCGGTTGACCTCATCGAGAATCAGTTGCGACACCAAGGAGTTGTTGCGGGCGTCAAGGTGACTCACCGGCTCATCGAGCAACAGGAAGTCAAACGGTTGACATAACGACCTCACGATAGCAACACGCTGTTGCTGACCGATCGACAGGCGCGCTGCCGGTTCATCGGCCTTATCGGCAATCTCCAGGCGCTCAAGCATCGCCGTTATCTCATCACGTGTCTTAAACGAGGTGAGCCGATTCTTTATCTCGATATTCTCGGTCACTGTAAGTTCGGGAAACAGCCGCATCTCCTGAGGGAGCAAGGCGATGTGGGAAACACGCATGTCACACCACTCTTTCACCGAAAACGACCTTATGTCACGCCCGTTGAAAAGTATGCGCCCCCGATAGTCACTTCGGTTTCCGTAGATGAAACTGCACATCGACGATTTTCCGGTGCCCGACTCCGCCTCTATGCGATATATCCCCGGACGATTGAATGTAACGCCGCACAACCACACATCGGAGTCGACGGCCGACGCATCGCCTGCCGCCGACGCGAACACATCGGGCAAAACGTTATCAAGAGCTATCGTGTCAATCCTCATCACTTTATAGTGTCGATGGGAGTGAAACCAAGAGAGTCGTAGTCGTCATCATCGACTACATTTACATTTCCATCGGCCTGCATCAACATCGCAAACTGTTCAAGAATGGGAGCGTTGGATCCGTTGAAACGGAAATCGGCCTCAAAATCGTCCGACACCTCCATGTCAAGGCTGAATCCGCGACCTCCGTAGGTCACCTCACCCATCGAATCGGGGATATTGGCCCACACGGCCACCACGTTACCCTTCATGCAGTCACGTGCGGCATCGTTGCCGAGCTGCTTCAGCGAGCGGTTGGCAAATACAAGACAATTGCCCTCGGCAGTGAGGGTTATTGCGGGAGAACCGGCCACCTGCCACACTATAGTTTTGCCGTCACGTAACGCCGACAATCCCATGGTGGAGATAAGTCCGTTTATATCGCTCATCGTCTTCTTGATGTTCTCCTTGCTCATCTCTATGGCCACCACAAAGCTGATTTGGTTCTCAATATCTCCGGCCGACATGGTTGCATCGGCCATCGGTCCGGCAGCCACCATTATTGTACCGTCGATACGTCGCAGATAAGGGAGAATCAAGCCCATCAATGTGCGCTGCTTATAATCGAGAGGATAAACGGCCTGGACATAACCGAGAATTGCGTCCCAATCGGTGTCGGAGCGCAGTCCCATTGCAGCCACAAGCACATCGCTCGGAGCAGTGTAGTCAAGCAGTTTGCTGTTTATCTTCTGCAGGTTGGTATCCATGTCAACCTCATCGCCGTCGGCGTTAAGGTATATTGCATCGACATCGATTTCAGTAGAGTTATTGTCGAATGAAGTGTCGACACATGTCCATCCCGAGGCATTGGCCGCAGTCATGGCGACTGCTATGCGCATCACCTCATCATTGCGTTCAAGGAACTTGCCTACGCCCTTCAACGAGGCTATCGACTTGTTGGAAGCTATGGTAAGCTGCTCGGAAAGCAACTTGGCCGACCGCTGCGGGTCGCCGTCCATAATCCAGCCCTGCTTGCCCTTCACAAATAGAGTGGTGTAATCGAGCGAATATGCATCAAAGTCACCCACAGTCTGCCTTGCGCCGGCCTCAAGCTGCTCGGTCAACTCGGCTACGTTGTTTATCTTGAACGTAAGTATATAGACTCCGCTCTTAATCATCTCCTTCACTCCGCGAAGACCGTCCTTGTCATGAATGGCAAATGCCACCACCATATTGCGGTCAACCGCCGTCGACATCAACATGGTCTTTATCTGCTTCTTTGCTCGGTCGGTACTGTTGACAAGCAGGCGGTCAAGCGTTTCATCGGCAGTGAGCTTGCCACCGTTACGTACTCCGTCAAGTTCCTCATTCAACCTGACGGCGTTGACAGCAACCACAGCAGCCGCATCGGCCGGCACCGTGTCGAGAAGACGGACATCGCTGTCACATCCCGACATAACTGTGGCTACGCAAACGATAAGTAATATCGCGATTTTTTTCAAGGAGTTAACTTCCATATAGATTAATTTTAGTATACCTGATAATATAAACAACGATTAAATAGATTTGACAGTGACAAAATTAAACAATCTTCACCAATCTACAACTTTTTTCCATCGCAATTGACTGTTTGTCACCCGACATGGATTTGTTATATTGATATAAAATCCCTAATTTCGTAACAACTCAAACCCGATGGATACGTTCAGTTCAAATAAGCGATCGGCGATAATGGCCGCTATACGCAGCAAGGACACGAAGCCCGAGCTGATAGTGCGCCGTTACCTGTGGAAACGCGGTTATCGTTATCGCAAAAACGTGCGCGGACTTCCCGGCACTCCCGACATAGTGCTGCGGAAGTACAGGGTAGCGATATTTGTACACGGATGTTTCTGGCACGGCCACGGCGACACGAAGATGCCGTCGACCAATTCAGAATTCTGGCGCGATAAGATAACCCGCAACAAGGAGCGTGACAACCGCGCCAAACAGCGTCTGAAAGAGATGGGATGGAACGTGATGACCGTGTGGGAGTGCCAGTTGCGACCCGCCAATCGTGCGGCCACACTGCTTGAAATCGAATCGCTGCTTAACCGTTCCTATCTATCGCAATACCGGCGGCCCGAACCTGAAGAGGATTATGCCGTAGCAGCCGAGCCTACGATAACTTACGGCAAGGACATTTAGGCCTCACATGCACTATATTTCAGTTTTATTTTATACCTTTGTACCTGTATGAACGGGACAAAGAAAATATTCCATTCACCCTATCGCCGCGGCGCCGATTACGGCGTATGGTTCGGCCTGTATCTGACCGCACTCTTCTTTGCAACGGCCTACTCCATGTCACAACCTCCGTTGGGACTTCTCTCCTTAGTTCTGATGTCGGGTGTTCCGGCCGTCATATACATCATGTTGCGTCGCTCCTATGTATCGGACCTTGGCAAGACTCTCTTTTCATCGCTGTGGATGGAGGGCATCATGATATTCCTGTGCGGCGGAATGATAGCCTCATTCATCGCAGTAATGTATATGCGATGGATCGAGCCGAATTTTCTTGACCATCAAGTGACGATGATGATCGACCTCTACAACTCCACCGACTGGGAGCGAGGGAAAGAGTTTGCCGAAATGCTTCAGCGCGCCCGCGACCAGCATCTCATACCACGACCAATCGAACTTGCCGTCGACATGCTGTGGCTCATAGTATTCTCAGGGTCGATACTGTCGATGCTGATGTCACTTCTCGTTCAGGCACGTTCGGTAAAACCTAAAAAAGTGTAACCAAATTATCGGAAATGGACATATCAGTAGTAATTCCGCTATACAACGAAGCAGAGTCGCTTCCCGAGCTTGAAGCATGGATAAGCCGCGTAATGAACCAACACGGCTTCACCTACGAAATCCTCTTCATCAACGACGGGTCGACCGATGACTCATGGGAGGTCATAAACAAGCTTCGCGAACACAATCCCAACATACGCGGAGTCAGCTTCCGTCGCAACTATGGCAAGTCGCCGGCCTTGAACACCGGATTCAGCCGCGCCAAGGGCGATGTCGTCATAACAATGGATGCCGACCTGCAGGACAGCCCCGACGAGATTCCCGAACTCTACCGAATGATAACCGAGGATAAATATGACCTCGTGTCGGGATGGAAGCAAAAACGCTACGACCCGCTGTCGAAGACGATTCCCACAAAACTGTTCAACGCCACAGCTCGCAAAGTGAGCGGCATACACAACCTACATGACTTCAACTGCGGACTGAAGGCCTACCGCAACAAAGTGGTGAAACACATCGAGGTCTACGGCGACATGCACCGTTACATCCCATATCTGGCCAAAAACGCCGGATTCAACCGCATAGGTGAGAAAGTGGTGCATCACCAGGCCAGAAAATACGGTACGACAAAATTCGGACTCGACCGATT contains:
- a CDS encoding very short patch repair endonuclease — protein: MDTFSSNKRSAIMAAIRSKDTKPELIVRRYLWKRGYRYRKNVRGLPGTPDIVLRKYRVAIFVHGCFWHGHGDTKMPSTNSEFWRDKITRNKERDNRAKQRLKEMGWNVMTVWECQLRPANRAATLLEIESLLNRSYLSQYRRPEPEEDYAVAAEPTITYGKDI
- a CDS encoding glycosyltransferase family 2 protein translates to MDISVVIPLYNEAESLPELEAWISRVMNQHGFTYEILFINDGSTDDSWEVINKLREHNPNIRGVSFRRNYGKSPALNTGFSRAKGDVVITMDADLQDSPDEIPELYRMITEDKYDLVSGWKQKRYDPLSKTIPTKLFNATARKVSGIHNLHDFNCGLKAYRNKVVKHIEVYGDMHRYIPYLAKNAGFNRIGEKVVHHQARKYGTTKFGLDRFVNGYLDLATLWFTAKFGVKPMHFFGLLGSLMFILGFIAVAVVGFGKLYDMNHGNPYRLVTDSPYFYMALTLMLLGSQLFLTGFIGELVVRNSDRRNEYEIDEEITTSPDNNQV
- a CDS encoding DUF4199 domain-containing protein, giving the protein MNGTKKIFHSPYRRGADYGVWFGLYLTALFFATAYSMSQPPLGLLSLVLMSGVPAVIYIMLRRSYVSDLGKTLFSSLWMEGIMIFLCGGMIASFIAVMYMRWIEPNFLDHQVTMMIDLYNSTDWERGKEFAEMLQRARDQHLIPRPIELAVDMLWLIVFSGSILSMLMSLLVQARSVKPKKV
- a CDS encoding ATP-binding cassette domain-containing protein is translated as MDTIALDNVLPDVFASAAGDASAVDSDVWLCGVTFNRPGIYRIEAESGTGKSSMCSFIYGNRSDYRGRILFNGRDIRSFSVKEWCDMRVSHIALLPQEMRLFPELTVTENIEIKNRLTSFKTRDEITAMLERLEIADKADEPAARLSIGQQQRVAIVRSLCQPFDFLLLDEPVSHLDARNNSLVSQLILDEVNRQGAAVIATSVGYAIDIDPVKVLSL